The segment CAGGACTGGGTGAAAGTGCTGTTAAAAATGACCTTATATCAAATGCTATACTTGGATAAAGTACCAGCCCGCGCAGCCATATATGAAGCAGTGGAAATTGCTAAAAAAAGAGGACACAAAGGCGTGGCCTCTGTTGTAAACGGTGTGCTTAGGTCAATTCAGCGTAATGGAGTGCCAGATCTTGAGACCATGGAGGACGATATAGACCGAATCTCTATTGCAACCAGCCATCCAAAATGGTTGGTGGAAAAGTGGGTGGAGCAATACGGCGTCCATGATACCGAAAGAATGTGTGAGATGAACCTTGTACCTCCACACCAATCCGCCCGGGCGAATACTGCAAAAGCGAAAGTCGAAGAAGTATTGCAAATGTTGACCGATCAAGGGTTCAGTGTGGAAAAAGGGGAACTGGCAGAGGAGAGCATTGTTTCACTAAAAGGAAATATGGCATACTCCAATGCATATAAAAATGGTTATATGACCATTCAGGATGAGAGTTCCATGCTTGTTGCAAAAGCACTGGGTGTTGAGATGGACGACAAGGTCTATGATTGTTGTGCAGCCCCAGGAGGGAAGACCACACATATTGCCGAACTGTTAAAGGGGACCGGTATCGTAATATCCACCGATCTTCATGATCATAAGGTGAAATTGATCAAAGAGCAGGCAGATCGCCTTCATCTATCCAATATAGAAGCACAGGCGCTTGACAGCCGGAAAGCAAAAGAAATATTTAGAGAAGAGCAATTCGATAAGGTGCTTGTGGATGCCCCATGCTCAGGTTTCGGGGTCATTCGCAGGAAACCAGATCTTAAATATACGAAAACGATGGAGGACATCAAGCAATTAGCTTCCATTCAATTGGCTATACTAAAGGAAGTGGCACCTCTTGTAAAAAAAGGTGGAACTTTGGTATATAGTACATGTACAATTGATAAAGAAGAAAATGCTGATGTTGTTCAAGCATTTCTAGAAGAAAACAAGGAATTTGAAATAGATTTCAACATAAAAGATTTATTGCCAGAAAAGCTGAACAGCTATGTTAACGAAGGTATGCTCCAGTTATTGCCTCACTATTTTGGTACGGATGGATTTTTTATTGTTAGATTTAAAAGGCAGGTGTAAAAGATGGAACATAAAACAAAAGAACAGAACAAGCAAGAGGAAGCAACACGTAAACCGTCCATCTATTCTCTACAATTGCACGAATTGGAAGAATGGTTAGTAAGTATCGGAGAGAAAAAATTCAGAACAACACAGATTTTTGAGTGGTTATACCAAAAACGTGTTACTTCGTTTGAGGAGATGTCCAATCTTTCCAAGGGACTAAGGGAAAAGCTTGAAGAGACATATGCGCTCACAACGTTGAAAACAATTGTACAGCAAACCTCATCTGACGGAACGATGAAATTTCTATTTGAATTGCATGATGGTTACTCCATTGAAACGGTTCTTATGAAACATGAATATGGTAATTCCGTCTGCGTGACAACACAAGTAGGCTGCCGAATAGGATGTACGTTCTGTGCCTCCACTCTTGGTGGGTTAAAACGTAACCTCGAAGCAGGTGAGATTGTTGCGCAAGTTGTGAAAGTTCAACAAGCCCTTGATGAAATGGATGAACGGGTGAGCCATGTCGTTATCATGGGAATCGGTGAACCTTTCGATAACTTTGAGGAAATGATGGATTTCTTGAAAATCATCAATCATGACAAAGCACTTAACATCGGTGCCCGTCATATTACAGTTTCAACAAGTGGGATCATCCCGAAGATCTATAAGTTTGCGGATGAAAACATGCAAATCAACTTTGCGGTATCCCTTCATGCACCAAATACGGAGATACGTTCAAGGTTGATGCCGATCAACAGAGCTTACAAACTGCCTGAACTGATGGAGTCCATACGTTATTACATCAAAAAGACAGGCCGACGTGTAAGCTTTGAATATGGTCTATTCGGGGGGGTAAATGACCAAGTAGAGCATGCAGAGGAATTAGCTCAACTCCTAAAAGGGATGAAATGTCATGTAAACTTGATTCCAGTTAACTATGTTCCAGAACGGGATTATGTAAGAACGCCAAAAGAACAAATCAATTTGTTTGAAAAAACCTTGAAAAATCTAGGGGTTAACGTAACAGTCCGTCGTGAGCAAGGCCACGACATTGATGCTGCATGCGGTCAGCTGCGTGCAAAGGAGCGGAAAGAAGAGACGAGGTGACAATTGTTAATGGTCTTTTTAACAGATAGAGGGAGAGTTCGTTCACATAATGAAGACAATGGGGGAATTTTTGTTAATAAAGACGGCAC is part of the Sutcliffiella sp. FSL R7-0096 genome and harbors:
- the rlmN gene encoding 23S rRNA (adenine(2503)-C(2))-methyltransferase RlmN translates to MEHKTKEQNKQEEATRKPSIYSLQLHELEEWLVSIGEKKFRTTQIFEWLYQKRVTSFEEMSNLSKGLREKLEETYALTTLKTIVQQTSSDGTMKFLFELHDGYSIETVLMKHEYGNSVCVTTQVGCRIGCTFCASTLGGLKRNLEAGEIVAQVVKVQQALDEMDERVSHVVIMGIGEPFDNFEEMMDFLKIINHDKALNIGARHITVSTSGIIPKIYKFADENMQINFAVSLHAPNTEIRSRLMPINRAYKLPELMESIRYYIKKTGRRVSFEYGLFGGVNDQVEHAEELAQLLKGMKCHVNLIPVNYVPERDYVRTPKEQINLFEKTLKNLGVNVTVRREQGHDIDAACGQLRAKERKEETR
- the rsmB gene encoding 16S rRNA (cytosine(967)-C(5))-methyltransferase RsmB; this encodes MKNVRELALEALLNVEKKQAYSNLLLNNYLDSGKLSKKDAGLFTEIVYGTIQRSITIDYYLMPYIEKQKKLQDWVKVLLKMTLYQMLYLDKVPARAAIYEAVEIAKKRGHKGVASVVNGVLRSIQRNGVPDLETMEDDIDRISIATSHPKWLVEKWVEQYGVHDTERMCEMNLVPPHQSARANTAKAKVEEVLQMLTDQGFSVEKGELAEESIVSLKGNMAYSNAYKNGYMTIQDESSMLVAKALGVEMDDKVYDCCAAPGGKTTHIAELLKGTGIVISTDLHDHKVKLIKEQADRLHLSNIEAQALDSRKAKEIFREEQFDKVLVDAPCSGFGVIRRKPDLKYTKTMEDIKQLASIQLAILKEVAPLVKKGGTLVYSTCTIDKEENADVVQAFLEENKEFEIDFNIKDLLPEKLNSYVNEGMLQLLPHYFGTDGFFIVRFKRQV